A part of Saimiri boliviensis isolate mSaiBol1 chromosome 11, mSaiBol1.pri, whole genome shotgun sequence genomic DNA contains:
- the LOC141580389 gene encoding 10 kDa heat shock protein, mitochondrial-like, whose product MAGQVFRKFLPLFDRILVERSAAETVTKGGIMLPEKNLKEKFFFFFFRRSFALVTQAIVVTVGSGSKGKSGEIQPVSVKVGDKVLLPGYGGTKVVLDDKDYFLFRDGDILGKYVD is encoded by the exons ATGGCAGGACAGGTGTTTAGAAAGTTTCTCCCACTCTTTGACCGAATATTGGTTGAAAGGAGTGCTGCTGAAACTGTAACCAAAGGAGGCATTATGCttccagaaaaaaatctcaaggaaaagttttttttttttttttttagacggagttttgctcttgttacccag gcaataGTAGTCACTGTTGGATCAGGTTCTAAAGGAAAGAGTGGAGAGATACAACCAGTTAGCGTGAAAGTTGGAGATAAAGTTCTTCTCCCAGGATATGGAGGCACCAAAGTAGTTCTAGATGACAAGGATTATTTCCTATTTAGAGATGGTGACATTCTTGGAAAGTACGTAGACTGA